Proteins from a single region of Rhodospirillales bacterium:
- the lexA gene encoding transcriptional repressor LexA, with amino-acid sequence MLTKKQRDLLLFIHQRLSVDDVPPSFEEMKEALGLKSKSGIHRLISGLEERGYIERMPHRARALEIKKLPDGIKNTGRETHDATNAITQMSTANQEFDQVPLYGKIAAGTPIAAIRNEGEFLQIPSGFAGNGELYALTIEGDSMINAGINDSDIVIIQRCDTAENGAIIVALIDDEEATLKRLRRAGGKIVLEPENDAYEPRILEPERVKVQGRLVSLMRSYH; translated from the coding sequence ATGCTTACAAAAAAACAACGCGATTTGTTGCTTTTTATTCACCAACGACTCAGTGTTGATGACGTCCCCCCCTCCTTTGAAGAAATGAAAGAGGCGTTAGGGTTGAAATCTAAATCCGGCATCCACCGCCTGATCAGCGGACTGGAAGAACGCGGCTATATCGAGCGCATGCCGCACCGTGCCCGCGCACTGGAAATCAAAAAACTCCCCGATGGCATAAAAAATACAGGACGGGAAACACACGATGCGACAAATGCAATTACGCAAATGTCAACCGCCAACCAAGAATTCGATCAAGTCCCGCTCTATGGCAAAATCGCCGCCGGAACGCCCATCGCCGCCATTCGCAATGAAGGCGAATTTTTACAAATCCCCTCCGGATTTGCCGGCAACGGCGAGCTTTACGCCCTGACCATTGAAGGCGACTCGATGATCAACGCCGGCATCAACGATTCCGATATTGTGATTATTCAACGCTGCGATACAGCCGAAAACGGCGCCATCATCGTCGCCCTCATCGATGATGAAGAAGCCACGCTTAAACGCCTGCGTCGCGCCGGGGGCAAGATCGTGCTAGAGCCCGAAAACGATGCCTATGAACCAAGAATACTTGA